One region of Paenibacillus polymyxa M1 genomic DNA includes:
- a CDS encoding ABC transporter ATP-binding protein codes for MTKQSELQKVYDRALEVAGLTRAYGKFHVLKNISWNVDEGAWWGIIGPNGSGKSTLLHLLSGVDQPTSGSVHIYGKKVGSYSRKELSQLVAVLQQEGIPPVGYTVREVIEMGRFPHQDWLGREKGVDVEAITDRVLARLSLTSLADRTLDRLSGGQRQRVALAKVMVQEPQVLLLDEPTTYLDLRYQLEFMELLAEWRQETGVTIIAVLHDLNLAAQFCDNLLVLKDGMVEGLGTSSDLLTEDRIRRVYGVEPVMLPHPDSGVPQLLLRRSAASTADQ; via the coding sequence GTGACCAAACAAAGTGAATTACAGAAGGTGTATGATCGGGCGCTAGAGGTAGCAGGCCTGACCCGTGCTTATGGAAAGTTCCATGTGTTGAAGAATATTAGCTGGAACGTAGACGAAGGAGCTTGGTGGGGGATCATTGGTCCGAATGGGAGTGGAAAATCGACGTTGCTGCATCTGCTTTCTGGCGTAGATCAGCCGACTTCTGGAAGTGTTCATATCTATGGTAAAAAGGTCGGTAGCTACAGCAGAAAAGAGCTTTCTCAACTTGTAGCCGTACTCCAGCAGGAGGGAATTCCTCCAGTGGGATACACCGTCAGGGAAGTTATAGAAATGGGACGGTTTCCTCATCAGGACTGGCTAGGCAGGGAAAAGGGAGTTGATGTGGAGGCGATTACGGATCGGGTCCTAGCGCGATTGAGTCTAACTTCACTGGCCGACAGAACATTGGACCGCTTGAGTGGGGGACAGCGACAGCGTGTAGCATTAGCAAAGGTGATGGTACAGGAGCCACAGGTATTGCTGCTGGACGAACCTACGACTTATCTGGATTTGCGCTATCAGCTTGAATTTATGGAGTTGCTGGCAGAATGGCGCCAAGAAACGGGCGTGACAATCATTGCTGTCCTGCATGATCTTAATTTGGCGGCACAGTTTTGCGATAATTTGCTTGTACTTAAGGATGGAATGGTTGAAGGATTGGGTACTTCATCGGATTTGCTAACAGAGGACCGGATTCGTCGTGTATATGGTGTTGAGCCTGTGATGCTTCCGCATCCCGATAGCGGTGTGCCGCAGCTCTTGCTGCGCAGAAGCGCTGCGTCTACAGCAGACCAATAG
- a CDS encoding ABC transporter substrate-binding protein, giving the protein MAGKKIKVWTTGLLALILAVGLSACGANGKNAQNKEGQASSQQPGQTVTAQVPPGKTVYPLTLKDATGQEFTFKKAPDKIVSVSPAETEALFAIGLDKEIVGVSDYSDYPEAATKKPKMGGIMKPNEEAIIAANPEVVFAGISLSEQATTKLRDMGIMIFKTEPKTVEDVIANIELYGKITDHQKEARAVTDKMRADVAEVKEGVKNIGKGQKLRVYVEFSPGWTVGKGEFMDELITLAGGENVGATQKGWYQISEENIIAANPDVILYSKSVKDDKTGQTLGDIIKARSGWDQISAVRNHRVFAVDDNLISRPGPRVTEGLKEVAKGVYPEIFK; this is encoded by the coding sequence ATGGCAGGAAAAAAAATAAAGGTATGGACTACAGGTCTATTGGCGCTGATATTGGCAGTTGGGCTGAGTGCATGTGGCGCGAATGGAAAAAATGCACAAAATAAAGAGGGCCAAGCTTCTTCACAGCAGCCGGGACAGACCGTAACCGCACAAGTGCCTCCGGGCAAAACGGTTTACCCGCTAACGCTTAAGGATGCAACAGGACAGGAATTTACATTTAAAAAAGCACCGGATAAGATCGTTTCCGTCTCCCCGGCAGAAACCGAGGCGCTGTTCGCTATCGGACTGGATAAGGAAATTGTTGGTGTATCCGACTACTCTGATTACCCGGAGGCAGCTACGAAAAAGCCTAAAATGGGCGGTATTATGAAACCGAACGAAGAGGCGATCATTGCTGCGAACCCGGAAGTTGTTTTTGCAGGGATTTCACTTAGTGAACAGGCTACGACTAAGCTGCGTGACATGGGAATTATGATTTTTAAAACTGAACCGAAAACAGTTGAAGATGTCATAGCTAACATCGAATTGTATGGGAAAATCACCGATCATCAGAAAGAAGCGAGAGCGGTGACTGACAAGATGAGAGCAGATGTAGCAGAAGTGAAAGAAGGAGTTAAAAATATCGGCAAAGGGCAGAAGCTGCGGGTATACGTCGAGTTTTCACCAGGCTGGACAGTGGGTAAAGGCGAGTTTATGGACGAGCTGATTACATTAGCAGGTGGTGAAAATGTAGGTGCTACGCAGAAGGGGTGGTACCAAATCAGTGAGGAAAATATTATAGCTGCAAACCCTGACGTGATTTTGTACAGTAAAAGTGTGAAGGACGACAAAACAGGCCAGACCCTCGGAGATATCATTAAAGCTCGCAGTGGATGGGATCAAATATCGGCTGTTCGTAACCATCGTGTATTTGCCGTGGATGATAATTTGATCAGTCGTCCGGGGCCACGCGTAACGGAAGGGCTCAAGGAAGTGGCTAAGGGCGTGTACCCTGAAATTTTCAAATGA
- the cobU gene encoding bifunctional adenosylcobinamide kinase/adenosylcobinamide-phosphate guanylyltransferase translates to MKALVTGGARSGKSGFAERLCMARAPRACYIATAQAYDVEMKERIALHRLQRDSAGYDWQTLEEAQALPELLRKLGGAQASQPAPMVLVDCLTLWLSNVLLAAGEDGETAARAAMDELAAAVEQYPGSLVIVTNEVGDGIVPEYPLGRLYRDLSGVMNQRIARLCDEVFLVTAGIPVELKQLEYKL, encoded by the coding sequence ATGAAGGCGCTCGTGACCGGCGGGGCACGCAGCGGAAAAAGCGGCTTTGCCGAGCGATTATGCATGGCGCGCGCGCCGCGCGCCTGCTACATTGCAACGGCCCAAGCCTATGATGTGGAGATGAAGGAGCGCATCGCCCTTCATCGGCTCCAGCGCGATTCTGCCGGGTATGACTGGCAGACGCTGGAGGAAGCGCAGGCGCTGCCGGAGCTGCTGCGAAAGCTTGGCGGTGCTCAAGCGTCGCAGCCTGCGCCTATGGTGCTGGTCGACTGCCTGACCCTGTGGCTGTCGAACGTACTGCTGGCCGCAGGCGAGGACGGTGAAACTGCCGCCAGAGCCGCCATGGATGAACTGGCGGCAGCTGTGGAGCAGTATCCGGGATCGCTCGTCATCGTAACCAATGAGGTCGGTGACGGTATTGTACCAGAGTATCCGCTTGGAAGGCTGTACCGGGATTTGAGCGGAGTTATGAATCAGCGGATTGCCCGTCTTTGTGATGAAGTTTTTTTAGTAACGGCGGGTATCCCCGTAGAACTTAAACAGTTGGAATATAAGCTATGA
- the cobS gene encoding adenosylcobinamide-GDP ribazoletransferase, producing MSSERQAVAAAFQFLSRLPVKAELDFSPELLKRSTSYYPLVGLVIAIIVWSFAALTAMVLPPVPCAILTLAVWVWLTGGLHLDGWMDAADALFSYRSRERMLEIMKDSRVGAMGVIACVLLLMLKASLLYTVLVERNASGLLILPMVWSRWFMVHAMRRWPKARNDDGLAARFADMNGKRVGLAVFWAVLVTLCAAVGQYIFAGLATVTEEAGGLSLAGAYLQMHLSNSGSFPIWLGFALLPLLAYGAGTFVANRINPRLGGLTGDIYGALNELLETVLLLFIVILYGL from the coding sequence ATGAGCAGTGAACGTCAGGCTGTTGCTGCGGCTTTTCAATTTTTATCCCGTCTACCGGTCAAGGCGGAGCTGGATTTTTCCCCGGAGTTGCTGAAACGCAGTACAAGTTATTATCCGCTGGTTGGATTGGTTATTGCCATTATCGTTTGGAGCTTTGCGGCGCTTACGGCTATGGTTCTGCCACCAGTGCCATGTGCGATTCTTACCCTTGCTGTCTGGGTGTGGTTGACGGGCGGACTGCATCTGGACGGGTGGATGGATGCGGCTGATGCCTTGTTTAGCTACAGGTCCCGTGAACGGATGCTGGAAATTATGAAGGATAGCCGTGTAGGAGCAATGGGTGTTATTGCTTGTGTACTGCTACTCATGCTCAAGGCTTCTTTGTTGTATACCGTGCTGGTTGAGCGAAATGCGTCCGGCTTGCTGATACTTCCGATGGTTTGGAGCCGTTGGTTTATGGTACATGCGATGAGGCGCTGGCCTAAAGCCCGTAACGATGATGGGCTGGCGGCGCGTTTTGCTGATATGAATGGTAAACGTGTCGGACTGGCCGTATTCTGGGCAGTATTAGTGACGCTATGCGCTGCTGTAGGGCAATATATATTTGCAGGTTTAGCTACAGTAACAGAGGAAGCAGGGGGCCTATCGTTAGCAGGGGCATACTTACAGATGCATCTTTCGAATTCTGGGTCTTTTCCAATCTGGCTAGGATTTGCATTGCTTCCGCTTTTGGCCTACGGAGCTGGAACCTTTGTTGCAAACCGTATTAACCCTCGCCTTGGGGGACTTACGGGGGATATATACGGAGCTTTGAACGAATTGCTGGAGACGGTTTTGTTGCTGTTTATTGTCATTTTGTACGGGTTGTGA
- a CDS encoding methyl-accepting chemotaxis protein yields the protein MKLFNRSLGAKLRIMFLLIQLFASLLFSISFYAVSMSIINSSVMPQVDQLLETGAKNVYQDLNISLAVQAGQGSGSDSGSAMQMEAYLQDKVDTLKLESAYIAVLKDDGKAEVVARNVKSAYKVKDTLVPVEDIKEAKQGEMNISGIYSDSHGVHKTAFFAISGSNLILGVNEDVGFVQEKSQQILWICIGITLTTLILGGVISTLVIRKVVQPIAELVRHSEKIAQGDLSQDTKVHGVNEIAQLARSFQSMSHNLKEMIGHVLTTSGAVVKGSDELLRRTEAMSVKVQDSTAAAEEVAKGSNSIASAAAENAQAMEEIAQGVQHIASSANDVSDQISEATKETVNGNTLAQKAVAQMSQVGHAADESLRYIHSMNERSEAIGSIVSAIFDITKQIQMLSLNASIEAARAGEHGRGFAVVAGEVRKLAEQSKEATQEISDYLVTIQEVSQQSVDSVTQVSREIHSGTEMVQQASFAFNQLSELMQKINATIQTVSAATEQVSASSEEVSASVEETALIAANAQHMIQEIGLNADEQLNEMESQSEVVRQLSQQATELQKAVQKFKIK from the coding sequence ATGAAGCTTTTTAATCGTTCCCTAGGCGCAAAATTGCGGATTATGTTTTTGCTGATTCAACTCTTTGCGTCCCTTCTGTTCAGCATTAGTTTTTATGCAGTTTCTATGAGTATCATTAATAGCAGTGTCATGCCTCAAGTAGACCAATTGCTAGAAACTGGAGCTAAAAATGTGTACCAGGATCTCAATATCTCCTTAGCTGTTCAGGCTGGGCAAGGAAGTGGTTCTGATTCGGGCTCTGCTATGCAGATGGAAGCTTATCTTCAGGACAAGGTCGACACCCTCAAATTAGAATCAGCATATATTGCGGTGCTGAAGGATGATGGTAAGGCCGAAGTTGTCGCACGAAACGTAAAATCAGCATATAAGGTCAAGGATACTCTCGTTCCTGTCGAGGATATTAAAGAAGCAAAACAAGGCGAGATGAATATCAGTGGCATTTACAGCGACTCGCACGGAGTACACAAAACCGCCTTCTTTGCCATATCAGGCAGTAATCTGATTCTTGGCGTGAACGAAGATGTTGGATTTGTACAGGAAAAATCCCAACAAATTCTATGGATTTGCATAGGTATTACACTGACAACACTTATACTGGGCGGAGTTATTTCTACCCTTGTCATACGTAAAGTTGTACAGCCCATTGCCGAATTGGTTCGTCATAGCGAAAAAATTGCCCAAGGTGATCTTTCACAAGACACGAAGGTTCATGGAGTTAATGAAATCGCTCAACTTGCCCGCAGCTTCCAATCTATGTCTCATAACTTGAAAGAAATGATTGGCCACGTGCTTACTACATCAGGTGCAGTTGTTAAAGGGTCGGACGAGCTGCTTCGTCGGACTGAGGCTATGAGTGTAAAAGTGCAGGACTCTACAGCTGCCGCTGAAGAAGTAGCCAAGGGCAGCAACAGCATCGCTTCTGCTGCTGCTGAAAATGCGCAGGCTATGGAGGAGATTGCTCAAGGTGTTCAGCATATCGCCTCCTCTGCCAATGATGTATCTGATCAAATCAGTGAAGCGACGAAAGAAACGGTTAACGGTAATACGCTTGCTCAAAAAGCTGTAGCTCAAATGTCACAGGTAGGACATGCTGCTGATGAGTCGCTTCGATACATACATAGTATGAATGAACGCTCAGAAGCTATTGGTAGCATCGTTTCTGCAATTTTCGATATTACAAAACAGATTCAAATGTTGTCCCTGAATGCCTCCATTGAGGCTGCCCGTGCGGGCGAGCATGGACGGGGCTTCGCTGTAGTTGCCGGGGAAGTTCGCAAGCTCGCAGAGCAATCCAAAGAAGCAACACAGGAAATTTCGGACTACTTGGTTACCATTCAGGAAGTATCGCAGCAATCTGTGGACTCTGTGACCCAGGTTAGCCGTGAGATTCACTCGGGAACAGAAATGGTTCAGCAGGCGAGTTTCGCTTTTAACCAGCTAAGTGAGCTCATGCAAAAGATCAACGCTACGATTCAAACCGTATCCGCAGCAACAGAGCAAGTATCCGCCAGCTCGGAGGAAGTATCTGCTTCCGTGGAAGAAACAGCTCTCATTGCTGCCAATGCACAGCATATGATTCAGGAAATCGGTTTAAATGCCGATGAGCAACTGAATGAAATGGAAAGCCAAAGTGAGGTTGTTCGTCAATTAAGCCAACAAGCAACTGAGCTGCAAAAGGCGGTCCAAAAATTTAAAATTAAGTAA
- a CDS encoding cobyric acid synthase, translating into MSTFEPSRTNPAAILMLQGTASDVGKSVVTTALCRIFLQDGYRPAPFKSQNMALNSYVTEDGKEIGRAQGVQAEACGIEATTDMNPILIKPVKDMHSQIVVHGVPYAYMSASDYRKDFLPQAKHTVMDALNRLRDTYDIVLMEGAGSPAEINLKDRDIVNMNLAGWADAPVLLVSDIDRGGVFASLVGTIELLEPHEVQRIRGFIINKFRGDLSLLQPGLDWLEERTGIPVLGVLPYLPDIRIEAEDSVVLDKKPKRSAKDKELDIAVIRYPRISNFTDTDALAVEPDVSVRYVTEAGQLGVPDAIILPGTKDTIGDLLELRERGLEEDIREAMKTGRTQLVGICGGYQMLGTALFDPDAVESGLPQQADGLGWLALSTTFLKEKQTVRVQGTLSNHCPLLLSAAPDSGSAVKPIIEGYEIHMGVTEYVTEPHVSIDRTPDSTNMKTLFQIQRGEGAAFEEGWGTTDGKVWGTYLHGVFDNDRFRRSWLDGLRQAKGLAALDSTFTVREAKEQEFDRVAEVVRAHLDMEQVYRILGMDS; encoded by the coding sequence TTGTCAACTTTCGAACCGTCCCGCACGAACCCGGCAGCTATATTGATGCTTCAAGGAACAGCGTCGGATGTGGGCAAAAGCGTAGTAACGACTGCGCTGTGCCGGATCTTTCTGCAGGACGGCTATCGTCCCGCACCGTTTAAGTCACAAAATATGGCGTTAAACTCTTATGTTACTGAGGACGGCAAGGAAATTGGACGTGCTCAGGGTGTGCAGGCAGAAGCCTGTGGTATTGAGGCGACGACCGATATGAATCCAATTCTGATTAAGCCAGTCAAGGACATGCACTCACAAATTGTTGTACACGGTGTACCTTATGCCTATATGAGCGCCTCTGATTACCGAAAGGATTTTTTGCCACAAGCCAAGCATACCGTTATGGATGCGCTGAATCGGCTGCGTGATACCTATGATATTGTGCTTATGGAAGGGGCGGGCAGCCCAGCAGAGATTAATTTAAAGGACCGCGATATTGTAAATATGAACCTTGCAGGCTGGGCGGATGCTCCAGTACTGCTGGTTTCGGATATCGACCGGGGCGGTGTCTTTGCCTCTCTGGTAGGGACTATCGAATTGCTAGAACCCCATGAAGTACAGCGTATCCGTGGATTTATCATTAACAAATTCAGAGGCGATTTGTCCCTGCTTCAACCGGGATTAGACTGGTTGGAAGAACGGACAGGTATTCCTGTACTCGGTGTATTGCCCTATTTACCGGACATTCGTATTGAAGCAGAGGACTCGGTCGTACTGGACAAGAAGCCTAAGCGGTCAGCAAAAGATAAAGAATTAGATATTGCGGTGATACGATATCCGCGTATTTCCAATTTTACGGACACGGATGCTCTGGCTGTAGAGCCTGACGTGAGCGTACGTTATGTCACAGAGGCCGGACAATTGGGCGTACCGGACGCTATTATCTTACCGGGAACCAAAGACACCATCGGAGACCTGCTGGAATTGCGTGAAAGAGGGCTGGAGGAAGACATTCGAGAGGCTATGAAGACGGGACGCACGCAACTGGTTGGTATTTGTGGGGGCTATCAGATGCTGGGCACAGCGCTATTTGACCCCGATGCCGTCGAATCTGGGTTGCCGCAGCAGGCAGATGGATTAGGATGGCTAGCTCTATCCACGACCTTCTTAAAGGAAAAGCAAACCGTGCGTGTTCAAGGAACCCTGTCTAATCATTGCCCGCTTTTGCTAAGCGCTGCACCTGATTCAGGTTCTGCCGTCAAGCCAATCATTGAAGGTTATGAAATACATATGGGTGTTACGGAGTATGTCACGGAACCACATGTATCTATAGACAGGACTCCAGACTCAACGAATATGAAAACATTATTCCAGATTCAGCGTGGGGAAGGGGCCGCCTTTGAGGAAGGTTGGGGCACGACTGACGGTAAGGTATGGGGAACCTACTTGCATGGTGTGTTTGATAATGACCGTTTTCGCCGGTCCTGGTTGGATGGATTACGACAAGCCAAGGGCTTGGCAGCTTTAGATAGCACTTTTACTGTACGTGAAGCCAAGGAACAAGAGTTTGACCGTGTCGCAGAGGTGGTACGCGCTCATTTAGATATGGAGCAAGTTTATCGCATTCTGGGGATGGATTCATAA
- a CDS encoding histidine phosphatase family protein: protein MKQDTEGKRVRESAPSPNSQQVSKPNDAKEDLQWDMELVLVRHGTTLWNKEHRYLGHADLGLLSGAEQELKTLQKKLQGHSFARIYCSDLMRCRQTLQIILPESALTSECSLSAMPPIMEPHLRELHFGEWDGKTYDMLKDVALYRAWIDEPQQFTPPGGEPWIHFVNRLREFLDSLFAWRIALEVQPMESNAAPSSVLIVTHGGVIRQLACMLMPGHDFWSLNPKPGEAFRIQLRLTGPHNCIARLLSH from the coding sequence TTGAAACAAGATACAGAAGGAAAAAGAGTGCGAGAAAGTGCACCAAGTCCGAACTCACAACAGGTTAGTAAGCCGAATGATGCTAAAGAAGATCTGCAGTGGGACATGGAGCTCGTGCTAGTTCGTCATGGCACGACCTTATGGAATAAGGAACATCGATATCTGGGACATGCCGACTTGGGTTTGCTGTCGGGAGCAGAGCAGGAGTTAAAGACTTTACAGAAAAAATTGCAGGGACATTCCTTTGCTCGAATCTATTGCAGCGACTTGATGCGATGTCGCCAGACCTTGCAGATCATTTTGCCGGAGTCAGCATTGACGTCTGAATGTTCCCTCTCTGCTATGCCTCCTATCATGGAACCACATCTGCGAGAACTTCACTTTGGTGAGTGGGATGGAAAAACGTATGACATGCTTAAGGATGTGGCGTTGTATCGCGCTTGGATTGATGAGCCGCAACAATTCACCCCACCTGGAGGAGAGCCTTGGATTCATTTTGTGAATCGTCTGCGTGAATTCCTAGACTCTCTGTTTGCGTGGCGCATTGCTTTGGAAGTTCAGCCAATGGAGTCGAATGCTGCGCCGTCCTCTGTTTTGATTGTCACGCATGGTGGTGTAATTCGTCAGTTGGCTTGTATGCTTATGCCTGGCCATGATTTTTGGAGTCTGAATCCGAAGCCGGGAGAAGCATTTAGGATTCAGTTAAGGTTGACAGGACCGCACAATTGTATAGCAAGATTGCTTTCTCATTAG
- a CDS encoding FecCD family ABC transporter permease, with amino-acid sequence MNRRLIGFGGTGLVLLLLTLLLCLGIGSVSLPVSQITGILINHLPWLGDTFTPDWNTSSEQIILKVRLPRVLLGMLVGAALALAGAGFQGVLRNPLADPYTLGVSSGASVGAAVLIYWGLQFSFVGIWTLPLVAFITGMLTLWMVLTLAREGGKIPTQSLILSGVVMQFFGGAIVSFLAAMSKETVNEILYWTMGSLSLRGWSYTGILLPYVIVGLVFLWNRARVLNILALGERQAAHMGVHVDATKLSVLIISTLLTAAAVSVCGVIGFVGLVVPHIIRLMAGPDYRMIVPLSALGGAIFMAWADTAARTLLAPMEIPLGVMTAFVGAPFFAYLLYRNKKLRRGDLL; translated from the coding sequence ATGAACCGTAGACTGATCGGTTTTGGGGGGACAGGTCTTGTCTTGCTGCTGCTGACGCTGCTACTCTGTCTTGGCATCGGCTCGGTCAGTCTTCCGGTCAGCCAGATCACAGGTATTTTGATCAACCACCTACCGTGGTTAGGTGATACGTTTACACCGGATTGGAATACATCCTCAGAGCAGATCATTTTGAAGGTCAGATTGCCACGGGTGTTACTGGGAATGTTGGTTGGAGCAGCGCTGGCGCTGGCGGGAGCCGGATTTCAGGGTGTGTTGCGTAATCCCTTGGCTGATCCGTATACCCTTGGGGTATCCTCGGGAGCTTCGGTCGGAGCAGCAGTACTGATTTATTGGGGGCTTCAATTTTCATTTGTGGGTATATGGACGCTTCCGCTAGTTGCATTTATAACCGGCATGCTGACGCTGTGGATGGTGTTGACGTTGGCGCGTGAAGGTGGGAAAATTCCGACCCAAAGCCTCATTTTATCAGGTGTGGTGATGCAATTTTTTGGGGGAGCCATTGTTTCTTTTCTGGCAGCCATGTCGAAGGAAACAGTCAATGAAATATTGTACTGGACGATGGGAAGTCTCAGTCTGCGAGGTTGGTCATATACGGGAATTCTTTTACCTTACGTGATCGTTGGGCTGGTGTTTCTATGGAACCGGGCACGGGTGCTGAATATTCTGGCTTTGGGAGAACGTCAAGCGGCTCATATGGGGGTTCATGTAGATGCGACGAAGCTATCTGTCCTGATCATATCTACCTTGCTGACAGCTGCCGCTGTCTCGGTATGTGGAGTCATTGGCTTTGTTGGACTTGTTGTGCCTCATATCATTCGTCTGATGGCAGGTCCCGATTACCGGATGATTGTTCCGTTATCTGCACTGGGTGGAGCTATTTTTATGGCTTGGGCAGATACGGCGGCTCGCACGTTGTTGGCCCCAATGGAAATTCCTCTGGGCGTTATGACGGCCTTTGTTGGGGCACCATTCTTCGCGTATCTCCTGTACCGGAACAAGAAGCTACGCAGGGGGGATCTGTTGTGA
- the cbiB gene encoding adenosylcobinamide-phosphate synthase CbiB: MIVSLVIMAAYLLDRLIGDPRWLPHPVIGMGHAISALEKAIRRKVRSDRGLKRAGILLPFIVAGGSFVLAWGLLRVLAWIHPWLSVVVEIVLIATTIASKGLKDAGMAVYRALQANDLTGARRELGMIVGRDTQQLDEPEIVRGTVETVAENIVDAIISPLFYALIGGAPLALAYRAVNTLDSMVGYKNEKYLHLGWASARLDDVANYIPARMTAVMLVIASWLYRLDAARSWRTIKRDARLHPSPNSGFPESAVAGALGIRLGGYNVYHGIRSFRAYMGEGIRPLESKDIRHTIRLMFAVSTMFVGLCLMGAAGCFALGWMQ, encoded by the coding sequence GTGATCGTTAGCTTGGTTATCATGGCAGCCTATCTGCTGGACAGGCTAATCGGTGATCCGAGATGGTTGCCGCATCCAGTCATCGGGATGGGACATGCCATTTCAGCATTGGAAAAAGCGATTCGCCGTAAGGTCCGCAGTGACCGAGGACTGAAACGTGCGGGCATACTGCTTCCATTTATTGTGGCTGGGGGTTCCTTTGTGCTTGCCTGGGGGCTGTTGCGTGTGCTTGCCTGGATTCACCCGTGGTTGTCTGTCGTTGTAGAAATTGTTCTGATTGCAACTACGATTGCTTCCAAAGGTCTAAAGGACGCAGGGATGGCAGTATACCGAGCGTTGCAGGCGAATGACCTGACTGGGGCACGTCGGGAGCTAGGCATGATTGTCGGAAGGGATACGCAGCAGCTTGACGAGCCCGAAATTGTGCGCGGTACCGTCGAAACGGTCGCTGAAAATATCGTGGACGCCATTATTTCCCCGCTTTTTTATGCCCTGATCGGGGGAGCACCCTTGGCACTGGCATATCGTGCCGTAAACACGCTCGATTCAATGGTTGGCTACAAAAATGAAAAGTACCTGCATTTAGGCTGGGCCTCGGCACGGCTGGATGATGTAGCTAACTACATTCCGGCTCGCATGACAGCAGTTATGCTAGTGATAGCGTCGTGGTTGTATCGGCTGGATGCTGCAAGAAGCTGGCGGACAATCAAGCGGGATGCCCGTCTGCATCCAAGCCCAAATAGCGGATTTCCCGAATCAGCGGTGGCAGGTGCCCTAGGGATTCGTCTCGGTGGCTATAATGTGTATCACGGCATACGCTCCTTTCGGGCATATATGGGCGAAGGGATACGACCGCTGGAGTCGAAGGATATCCGGCATACGATCCGGCTGATGTTCGCCGTATCCACTATGTTTGTAGGGTTATGTTTGATGGGAGCTGCAGGGTGTTTTGCCTTGGGATGGATGCAGTGA
- the cobT gene encoding nicotinate-nucleotide--dimethylbenzimidazole phosphoribosyltransferase: protein MNDKLRQLIDSIAQPDGVAASAASAHLDQLTKPPGSLGKLESLAIQLAGITGVDKPEFDRKTVMVMAADHGVCEEGVSAFPAEVTQQMLYNMLSGGAAINVLARHAGADVQVVDVGVNADVSHPSLVNRKVRMGTSNMAKGPAMLRTEAEQAVLAGAEAVAEAVKGGTRLFVTGELGIGNTTASAAVVCALTGLEPEVIVGRGTGVDSAGLTRKIAVVCRALEVNQPDANDALDVLTKVGGLEIAALAGVILGAAAHRCPVVLDGFISGAAALAARAIAPASAAYMLASHASDERGHAAVLRQLKLEPMLHLDMRLGEGTGGALSLHLIDAACRIMREMATFADAGVSDGQGAAQR, encoded by the coding sequence ATGAACGACAAGCTGCGTCAGCTGATCGATAGCATTGCCCAGCCGGATGGAGTGGCGGCTTCGGCAGCTTCAGCACATTTGGACCAATTAACGAAGCCACCTGGAAGTCTTGGAAAGCTGGAGAGTTTGGCCATCCAGTTAGCAGGAATTACTGGCGTGGATAAGCCTGAATTTGATCGTAAAACGGTGATGGTCATGGCTGCGGATCATGGTGTGTGTGAAGAGGGAGTTAGCGCCTTTCCAGCTGAGGTTACGCAGCAAATGCTGTATAACATGCTGTCAGGCGGCGCAGCAATTAATGTGCTGGCACGTCATGCGGGCGCTGATGTCCAGGTAGTAGATGTTGGCGTGAATGCGGATGTCTCTCACCCGAGTTTGGTGAATCGTAAGGTGCGCATGGGCACTTCGAATATGGCTAAAGGGCCAGCCATGCTGCGTACGGAAGCGGAACAAGCAGTTTTGGCCGGAGCTGAAGCTGTAGCAGAAGCGGTTAAAGGTGGCACACGGCTATTCGTTACCGGAGAGCTGGGCATCGGGAATACGACAGCCAGCGCTGCGGTCGTGTGTGCGCTCACCGGGCTTGAGCCGGAAGTTATCGTAGGCCGGGGGACAGGTGTAGATTCGGCGGGACTTACCCGTAAAATAGCCGTTGTCTGCCGCGCATTGGAGGTGAATCAGCCGGATGCCAATGACGCGCTTGACGTGCTGACCAAGGTCGGCGGTCTGGAGATTGCCGCCCTGGCAGGCGTCATCCTCGGCGCAGCCGCACATCGCTGTCCAGTGGTGCTGGACGGCTTTATTTCCGGCGCGGCTGCTCTCGCTGCACGCGCAATTGCGCCTGCAAGCGCGGCGTACATGCTTGCTTCGCACGCCTCGGACGAGCGCGGACACGCGGCGGTGCTTCGCCAGCTCAAGCTGGAGCCCATGCTCCATCTGGACATGCGGCTCGGGGAGGGCACGGGCGGTGCGCTGAGCTTGCACCTGATTGATGCGGCGTGCCGCATTATGCGCGAAATGGCGACCTTTGCCGATGCAGGCGTATCGGACGGTCAGGGAGCCGCGCAGCGATGA